A stretch of the Argentina anserina chromosome 6, drPotAnse1.1, whole genome shotgun sequence genome encodes the following:
- the LOC126798033 gene encoding proline-rich receptor-like protein kinase PERK8, with translation MSSTTSPSPNSSPSANPPSNSNTSATNDTSSPPPQSSSSPPPTAAAAPPPASSPPPPVPSSPPPTVASPPPASPPPASPPPPPKSPTSPPPAPPASPPAASPPPPTPTTPPPEAPASNVSPPPPSGGSPPSPTPPSDPSPPTDSPPPPAVPSPPPSKSPPPPKAPEKSPPSPTAPPPSDPQSAPPPVVNTPPKSTSPPPSSSVPSSSSPPAVSPPAAPSNSSTPSPAGVPTEKPTAKPTPDANVTVNATPGNAKGLNTGGAVAIGIVVGVLVLSLVVMAVWFAKKKKKRKSGSNLYTMPSPFASSQNSDSVFLRPQSPAPLVGNGSGKEFMYAQSESGASNSRSWFTYEELIQATNGFSTQNLLGEGGFGCVYKGVLEDGREVAVKQLKIGGGQGEREFRAEVEIISRVHHRHLVSLVGYCISDHQRLLVYDFVQNDTLHYHLHGKDMPVMDWATRVKVAAGAAHGIAYLHEDCHPRIIHRDIKSSNILLDNNFEAQVADFGLAKLALDTNTHVTTRVMGTFGYMAPEYATSGKLTDKSDVYSYGVVLLELITGRKPVDGSQPLGDESLVEWARPLLTDAVETGDLSELADPRLEKNYVESEMFRMIEAASACVRHSATKRPRMRQVVRALDSLDDTSDLSNGMKPGQSEVFNSADQSAQIRMFQRMAFASQDYSTSYFNQSQSSWKSRDNGDQSRSSWNRDQREQSREQGDQTRSTWSRDQRNQDTVLPIDRSGGWNI, from the exons ATGTCCTCAACAACATCACCTTCTCCAAATTCTTCACCTTCTGCAAACCCTCCATCAAATTCCAACACTTCTGCAACCAATGACACCTCTTCCCCTCCTCCACagtcctcctcctcccctCCTCCAACCGCCGCAGCCGCTCCCCCTCCGGCTTCCTCACCCCCACCACCTGTACCATCATCCCCGCCACCAACTGTAGCATCTCCTCCACCAGCTTCACCACCCCCGgcgtctcctcctcctcctcccaagTCTCCCACTTCCCCTCCTCCAGCTCCTCCTGCTTCACCTCCTGCAGCGTCACCGCCGCCTCCAACGCCAACTACACCGCCCCCGGAGGCACCAGCGTCCAATGTGTCCCCACCGCCACCATCAGGAGGCTCCCCTCCCTCCCCAACACCACCATCAGACCCCTCACCGCCAACTgactcccctcctcctccagcTGTTCCATCACCACCTCCATCCAagtctccaccaccaccaaaagCGCCAGAAAAGTCTCCTCCCTCCCCAACTGCACCACCTCCATCTGATCCTCAGTCTGCTCCGCCACCAGTGGTCAACACTCCTCCCAAGTCCACATCACCACCGCCTTCTTCATCAGTTCCCTCATCGTCTTCCCCTCCTGCTGTTTCTCCTCCTGCTGCCCCTAGTAATTCATCGACTCCTTCACCAGCAGGGGTTCCTACAGAGAAGCCTACTGCAAAGCCAACTCCTGATGCCAATGTAACGGTAAATGCCACTCCTGGAAATGCAAAAGGATTGAACACTGGTGGAGCCGTGGCGATTGGAATTGTGGTTGGAGTGCTGGTGCTCAGTCTTGTTGTGATGGCCGTGTGGTTtgctaagaagaagaagaagagaaaaagtgGGTCAAATCTTTACACCATGCCTTCTCCATTTGCTTCATCCCAGAATTCAG ATTCTGTATTTTTGAGGCCCCAGTCTCCAGCTCCCCTTGTTGGAAATGGTTCTGGTAAAGAATTTATGTATGCACAATCAGAGTCTGGAGCCAGCAATTCAAGATCATGGTTTACATATGAAGAACTGATCCAAGCCACAAATGGATTTTCAACACAGAATCTTTTGGGTGAAGGGGGATTCGGTTGTGTGTACAAAGGTGTCCTGGAAGATGGAAGAGAAGTTGCTGTTAAACAGCTAAAAATTGGTGGTGGACAAGGGGAACGTGAGTTCAGAGCTGAAGTTGAAATCATCAGCCGTGTACACCATCGGCATTTGGTTTCCCTGGTGGGTTACTGTATATCTGACCATCAAAGGTTGCTTGTCTATGACTTTGTTCAAAACGATACCCTTCATTACCATCTTCATG GCAAGGACATGCCGGTTATGGATTGGGCTACTAGAGTCAAAGTTGCCGCTGGTGCAGCTCATGGGATAGCTTACTTACATGAAGACT GCCATCCTCGCATCATTCATAGAGATATCAAGTCGTCAAACATTCTTCTGGATAACAATTTTGAAGCTCAG GTTGCAGACTTTGGACTTGCAAAGCTAGCATTGGATACAAATACACATGTAACAACACGAGTCATGGGAACATTTGG ATACATGGCTCCAGAATATGCAACAAGTGGAAAGTTAACAGATAAGTCTGACGTTTATTCTTATGGCGTTGTACTATTGGAGCTGATTACCGGTCGCAAGCCTGTGGATGGCTCTCAACCATTGGGAGACGAGAGCCTTGTTGAATGG GCTCGACCTTTGCTTACTGACGCAGTTGAAACTGGAGATTTAAGTGAGTTGGCAGATCCAAGGCTGGAAAAGAATTATGTTGAGAGTGAAATGTTTCGGATGATTGAGGCGGCTTCAGCTTGTGTGCGTCATTCAGCTACTAAAAGGCCACGAATGAGACAG GTGGTAAGGGCTTTAGACTCCTTGGATGATACCTCAGATCTCAGTAACGGAATGAAACCTGGccagagtgaagtttttaATTCTGCAGATCAGTCTGCACAAATTAGAATGTTCCAAAGAATGGCATTTGCTAGTCAGGATTACAGTACGAGTTACTTTAATCAAAGTCAGAGTAGCTGGAAAAGTAGAGATAACGGGGACCAATCTCGGAGTAGCTGGAATAGAGATCAGCGGGAACAGAGTAGAGAGCAGGGGGACCAAACTCGGAGTACCTGGAGTAGAGACCAGAGAAACCAGGACACTGTATTACCCATAGATAGATCTGGAGGATGGAACATTTGA
- the LOC126799869 gene encoding uncharacterized protein LOC126799869, producing MATQETGEENQQTASSQSVGFIGAVEAKYRQIKEHAETYPYVWASYSVVYGGLALWTTYRWRKLRKTEDRIRALQETLRKHHAAEERASATVSSSTNRTPATPVPKVSPPSVDKTS from the coding sequence ATGGCAACTCAGGAAACTGGAGAAGAAAATCAGCAAACTGCAAGTTCCCAATCTGTTGGTTTCATCGGAGCAGTGGAAGCAAAGTATAGGCAAATCAAAGAGCATGCAGAGACCTATCCTTATGTGTGGGCTTCCTACAGTGTTGTATATGGTGGTTTGGCCCTTTGGACTACCTACAGATGGAGAAAGCTTCGAAAAACTGAGGATCGAATACGAGCTCTTCAGGAGACATTACGCAAGCATCATGCAGCTGAGGAGCGTGCAAGTGCAACCGTTAGCTCAAGCACAAATCGGACCCCTGCCACCCCAGTTCCAAAGGTCTCTCCACCATCTGTTGACAAAACTTCTTAG
- the LOC126798034 gene encoding cinnamoyl-CoA reductase-like SNL6, whose amino-acid sequence MAMEEVMVPKPLMVSIEEEHKSCVNYAFRCSLDNSRDKNLVCVTSGNSYLGSHIAKALLARGYLVRVTIQNREDYEDMKKLMREEVINQLESVVVAKMGNLDRLCDAFRGCHAIFHTSSFIDPHGVSGYSGQMAFLETEGAKNVIEACGRAAYAKRCIFTSSLLASVWTGDSENKVIDEFSWSNVEFCRENKLWLALGKTTAEMACWRKAKEMKVNLVTVCPGLLMDSSACQDSSIPYLKGGKDMLKNGHLAIEDVEKAAEAHVFVYEAMDNGAGGRYLCFGNVIRKRSEAIELENRLKIQGMLSGGGSHEVLNEEEDAEVTSMLSNAKLVRLIQASKRFSCKLEV is encoded by the exons ATGGCAATGGAAGAGGTGATGGTGCCAAAGCCATTGATGGTCTCTATAGAGGAGGAACACAAAAGCTGTGTAAACTATGCATTCAGGTGCAGTTTGGATAATTCAAGAGATAAGAACCTGGTCTGTGTGACCAGTGGGAATTCTTACCTGGGTTCTCACATAGCTAAGGCTCTTTTGGCTCGTGGATACCTTGTTCGAGTCACCATTCAAAACCGAG AGGATTATGAAGACATGAAGAAGCTAATGAGAGAGGAAGTGATTAACCAACTAGAGAGTGTTGTTGTGGCAAAGATGGGGAACTTGGATAGGCTTTGTGATGCTTTTAGGGGCTGCCATGCAATTTTTCATACCTCCTCCTTCATTGATCCACATGGTGTCTCTGGTTACTCT GGACAAATGGCATTTCTTGAAACTGAAGGGGCAAAGAATGTGATCGAAGCTTGCGGCAGGGCAGCATATGCAAAGAGATGCATCTTCACTTCCTCTCTTCTTGCCTCTGTTTGGACAGGTGATAGTGAAAACAAGGTCATTGATGAGTTCAGCTGGAGCAACGTAGAATTCTGCAGAGAAAATAAG CTTTGGCTGGCTTTGGGGAAGACCACTGCAGAGATGGCTTGTTGGAGAAAGGCGAAGGAAATGAAAGTCAATCTTGTGACAGTTTGCCCTGGCCTTCTCATGGACTCAAGTGCTTGCCAGGACAGCTCCATACCCTATCTCAAAG GTGGGAAGGATATGCTAAAAAATGGTCACCTAGCCATTGAGGATGTGGAAAAGGCTGCAGAGGCGCACGTCTTTGTTTACGAAGCCATGGACAATGGAGCAGGCGGGAGATACCTATGCTTTGGGAATGTTATAAGAAAAAGAAGTGAAGCCATTGAACTCGAAAATAGGTTAAAGATTCAGGGTATGTTATCAGGAGGAGGAAGCCATGAAGTGttaaatgaagaagaagatgcagAAGTAACCAGCATGCTCAGTAATGCAAAGCTTGTCAGATTGATTCAAGCTTCTAAAAGATTTTCGTGCAAGCTAGAAGTTTAG
- the LOC126798188 gene encoding probable isoprenylcysteine alpha-carbonyl methylesterase ICMEL2, protein MNPAAILRQSSSSAAEEMMEMETRPFLSKFLSYPPASAASTSQRLRAKHLGSPSPATPSPSRQNSFGRDIGHAAKETYLVTSLSFTLLQYLGVGYRWITRLLAPYCYTMLLMPGFLQVAYCYYFSSQVRRSIVYGDQPRNRLDLYLPKNTDGKKPVVVFVTGGAWIIGYKAWGSLLGLQLAERNIIVACIDYRNFPQGTISDMVEDASNGISFICNNIADYGGDPDRIYLMGQSAGAHISSCALLEQAIRESKKEEIIYWSVSQIKAYFGLSGGYNLFNLVDHFDSRGLCRSIFLSIMEGEESLHQFSPEVRVQDPSNKDAISILPPITLFHGTADYSIPSDASKFFVNVLQRVGAQADLVLYDGKNHTDLFLQDPLRGGKDDLFDQLVAVIHANDMEALEQDAAAPPRRRLVPEILLKLAGNISPF, encoded by the exons ATGAACCCCGCGGCGATCCTCCGGCAATCCTCGTCCTCGGCGGCGGAGGAGATGATGGAGATGGAGACCAGGCCATTCCTCTCCAAGTTCCTCAGCTATCCTCCCGCCTCTGCTGCCAGCACCAGCCAGCGCCTCCGTGCCAAGCACCTCGGCTCTCCCTCGCCTGCGACTCCGAGTCCGAGCCGGCAGAACTCGTTCGGCCGGGATATAGGTCACGCGGCCAAGGAGACCTACCTGGTGACTAGCCTCAGCTTCACGCTTCTTCAATACCTCGG GGTAGGCTACCGGTGGATCACAAGGTTACTTGCTCCTTATTGTTATACAATGTTACTAATGCCTGGATTTCTTCAAG TTGCATATTGTTATTACTTTTCAAGCCAGGTGCGGCGTAGTATTGTTTATGGAGATCAACCAAGAAATAG GTTGGATCTATATTTGCCGAAAAATACTGATGGGAAAAAGCCAGTTGTGGTGTTTGTAACTGGCGGAGCCTGGATTATTGG GTATAAAGCATGGGGTTCTCTTTTAGGTCTGCAGTTGGCTGAAAGAAACATCATAGTGGCATGCATTGATTACag AAATTTTCCCCAGGGTACCATTAGTGACATGGTTGAAGATGCTTCTAATGGTATATCATTTATCTGCAACAATATAGCAGACTATGGAGGTGACCCGGACAG aatctATCTAATGGGGCAATCCGCTGGTGCACATATTTCCTCTTGTGCTCTTTTGGAGCAAGCTATCAGAGAATCTAAGAAGGAAGAGATAATTTATTGGAGTGTCTCTCAGATAAAGGCTTACTTTGGTTTATCTGGCGG GTacaatttatttaatttagttGACCATTTCGATAGTCGTGGACTCTGTCGATCCATTTTCTTAAG CATCATGGAAGGTGAAGAATCCTTGCATCAATTTTCTCCTGAAGTTAGAGTACAGGACCCAAGCAATAAAGATGCTATTTCTATCCTGCCTCCTATCACTCTGTTCCATGGAACTGCAGATTATTCGATACCATCAGATGCCAG TAAATTTTTTGTAAATGTTCTTCAAAGGGTAGGAGCTCAAGCTGACTTGGTACTATACGATGGAAAGAACCATACAGACTTGTTCCTTCAA GATCCCTTAAGAGGTGGTAAAGATGATTTGTTTGACCAACTAGTTGCTGtaatacatgccaatgatatGGAAGCTCTTGAGCAAGATGCTGCGGCACCCCCTAGAAGGCGCCTTGTTCCTGAGATCTTGTTGAAATTGGCAGGCAACATCAGCCCCTTTTAG
- the LOC126798990 gene encoding NAD(P)H-quinone oxidoreductase subunit 2 A, chloroplastic yields the protein MIWHVQNENFILDSTRIFMKAFHLLLFDGSFIFPECILIFGLILLLMIDSTSDQKDIPWLYFISSTSLVMSITALLFRWREEPTISFSGNFQTNNFNEIFQFLILLCSTLCIPLSVEYIECTEMAITEFLLFVLTATLGGMFLCGANDLITIFVALECFSLCSYLLSGYTKKDVRSNEATTKYLLMGGASSSILVHGFSWLYGSSGGEIELQEIVNGLINTQMYNSPGISIALIFITVGIGFKLSLAPSHQWTPDVYEGVRFVR from the coding sequence ATGATCTGGCATGTACAGAATGAAAACTTCATTCTCGATTCTACGAGAATTTTTATGAAAGCCTTTCATTTGCTTCTCTTCGATGGAAGTTTTATTTTCCCAGAATGTATCCTAATTTTTGGCCTAATTCTTCTTCTGATGATCGATTCAACCTCTGATCAAAAAGATATACCTTGGTTATATTTCATCTCTTCAACAAGTTTAGTAATGAGCATAACGGCCCTATTGTTCCGATGGAGAGAAGAACCTACAATTAGCTTTTCGGGAAATTTCCAAACGAATAATTTCAACGAAATCTTTCAATTTCTTATTTTACTATGTTCAACTCTATGTATTCCTCTATCCGTAGAGTACATTGAATGTACAGAAATGGCTATAACAGAGTTTCTGTTATTCGTATTAACAGCTACTCTAGGAGGAATGTTTTTATGCGGCGCTAACGATTTAATAACTATCTTTGTAGCTCTAGAATGTTTCAGTTTATGCTCCTACCTATTATCTGGATATACCAAGAAAGATGTACGGTCTAATGAGGCTACTACGAAGTATTTACTCATGGGTGGGGCAAGCTCTTCTATTCTGGTTCACGGTTTCTCTTGGCTATATGGTTCATCCGGGGGGGAGATCGAGCTTCAAGAAATAGTGAATGGTCTTATCAATACACAAATGTATAACTCCCCAGGAATTTCAATTGCGCTTATATTCATCACTGTAGGAATTGGGTTCAAGCTTTCCCTAGCCCCTTCTCATCAATGGACTCCTGACGTATACGAAGGAGTGCGGTTCGTTCGATAA
- the LOC126799005 gene encoding uncharacterized protein LOC126799005 yields the protein MGEERDDSQKLKKIAAAAYDYENDPRWADYWANILIPPHMSSSPEVISHFKQKFYKRYIDSELLVDAMSSGSPSKPKRPSSSSSSSRSTNDSAGSTSRTSGASGTAPTSPPTSLRWDRQTIQFSINAWVFLVAVLAIFPLVPRHLSNRAYRLSFMGTACSSLYSLYSQHGKPREWNLQGLQVYFRIIVDSKDFIYLIYCVTFVTSHLSLKFALIPILCRALVHVAKFLRRNFSQSSLYRKYLEDPCVWVEANTTTLSILSSHVEIGNGFLLIISLFSWQRNIIQTVMYWQLLKLMYHAPGTSAYHLSVWTKIGRTVHPFIHRWAPFLEPPLSTVQRWWLR from the exons ATGGGGGAGGAGAGAGACGACTCACAGAAGCTGAAGAAGATAGCGGCGGCGGCCTACGACTACGAGAACGACCCCAGATGGGCCGACTACTGGGCCAACATCCTCATCCCTCCACACATGTCCTCCAGTCCTGAGGTCATCAGCCATTTCAAGCAGAAGTTCTACAAGCGCTATATT GATTCTGAACTTCTGGTGGATGCAATGTCCAGCGGGAGTCCTTCTAAGCCAAAGAGGCCATCCTCATCGTCGTCATCGTCCCGGTCTACAAATGACAGTGCAG GATCAACTTCTAGAACATCAGGAGCATCAGGAACCGCACCAACAAGTCCTCCAACTTCTCTGCGTTGGGATCGCCAAACTATTCAGTTTTCTATTAATGCTTGG GTGTTTCTTGTGGCTGTGCTTGCGATTTTCCCATTGGTGCCTAGGCACCTTTCGAATAGGGCATATCGGCTTTCTTTTATGGGCACAGCGTGTTCCTCTCTTTATTCATTGTACTCACAGCACGGG AAACCGAGGGAGTGGAACTTACAGGGTTTGCAAGTATACTTTCGAATAATAGTCGATTCTAAGGATTTTATCTACTTGATATACTGCGTGACTTTTGTCACGTCCCATCTTTCTCTCAAAT TCGCCTTGATTCCCATTCTATGTCGGGCTCTTGTTCATGTTGCCAAGTTCCTAAGGCGCAACTTTAGTCAGTCCTCATTGTACAG GAAATATTTGGAAGATCCTTGCGTTTGGGTTGAGGCAAACACAACTACCCTCAGCATACTCTCTTCACATGTTGAGATTGGAAATGGCTTCCTTTTAATTATATCGCTGTTCTC GTGGCAGCGGAACATTATACAGACAGTCATGTATTGGCAG TTGCTGAAGCTCATGTATCATGCTCCAGGGACTTCTGCCTACCATCTGAGTGTGTGGACTAAGATAGGGAGGACTGTTCATCCATTCATCCACCGCTGGGCGCCATTCTTGGAGCCTCCCCTTTCCACAGTTCAGAGATGGTGGTTAAGGTAG
- the LOC126798993 gene encoding 30S ribosomal protein S7, chloroplastic, protein MSRRGTAEEKTAKSDPIYRNRLVNMLVNRILKHGKKSLAYQIIYRAMKKIQQKTETNPLSVLRQAIRGVTPDIAVKARRVGGSTHQVPIEIGSTQGKALAIRWLLGASRKRPGRNMVFKLSSELVDAANGSGDAIRKKEETHRMAEANRAFAHFR, encoded by the coding sequence ATGTCACGTCGAGGTACTGCAGAAGAAAAAACTGCAAAATCCGATCCAATTTATCGTAATCGATTAGTTAACATGTTGGTTAACCGTATTCTGAAACACGGAAAAAAATCATTGGCTTATCAAATTATCTATCGAGCCATGAAAAAGATTCAACAAAAGACAGAAACAAATCCACTATCTGTTTTACGTCAAGCAATACGTGGAGTAACTCCGGATATAGCAGTAAAAGCAAGACGTGTAGGCGGATCGACTCATCAAGTTCCCATTGAAATAGGATCCACACAAGGAAAAGCACTTGCCATTCGTTGGTTATTAGGGGCATCTCGAAAACGTCCAGGTCGAAATATGGTTTTCAAATTAAGTTCCGAATTAGTGGATGCTGCCAACGGGAGTGGCGATGCCATACGCAAAAAGGAAGAGACTCATAGAATGGCAGAGGCAAATAGAGCTTTTGCACATTTTCGTTAA
- the LOC126798035 gene encoding cinnamoyl-CoA reductase-like SNL6, giving the protein MACWRKAKEMKVNLVTVCPGLLMDSSACQDSSIPYLKGGKDMLKNGHLAIEDVEKAAEAHVFVYEAMDNGAGGRYLCFGNVIRKRSEAIELENRLKIQGMLSGGGSHEVLNEEEDAEVTSMLSNAKLVRLIQASKRFSCKLEV; this is encoded by the exons ATGGCTTGTTGGAGAAAGGCGAAGGAAATGAAAGTCAATCTTGTGACAGTTTGCCCTGGCCTTCTCATGGACTCAAGTGCTTGCCAGGACAGCTCCATACCCTATCTCAAAG GTGGGAAGGATATGCTAAAAAATGGTCACCTAGCCATTGAGGATGTGGAAAAGGCTGCAGAGGCGCACGTCTTTGTTTACGAAGCCATGGACAATGGAGCAGGTGGGAGATACCTATGCTTTGGGAATGTTATAAGAAAAAGAAGTGAAGCCATTGAACTCGAAAATAGGTTAAAGATTCAGGGTATGTTATCAGGAGGAGGAAGCCATGAAGTGttaaatgaagaagaagatgcagAAGTAACCAGCATGCTCAGTAATGCAAAGCTTGTCAGATTGATTCAAGCTTCTAAAAGATTTTCGTGCAAGCTAGAAGTTTAG